One Eurosta solidaginis isolate ZX-2024a chromosome 1, ASM4086904v1, whole genome shotgun sequence genomic window, caaatatactttcataaagatggttttttaataaattagttttttattattaaaattagttttttattactagttctcgtggctgggatacccaggtaccataaatagttctcacgtatgaactgccttgtggtactcGTGTACCCAcccatgcgaactaagaagaaaaattattcatgaacaggacggttaatttatttatttatttattcagtctatgaacatacaggtcttacagactgccaataatggtagatacaaaaaatattaacacaaagataacaaaatatacatgtaaatatatagtttacaataaataataagttcttataacaaacaaaataaaaacaattaaatatctgactttaaaatatttataaaagcgtccctacacatcgaaaaatcaagctcaatagaagatgaaatcttattgaGTTCGttccttccataattggttctaatattgataccataaaacgggcaaacattacgaagatccctccttggaacattaaaattaatttccacaagaagggcagcgcagtctacatctccgtggataatgccaaacaagaaaatgaaggagagaatagatctcctggcttccagagatttaagattcaaaagaagaaaacgagcagtatatggaggaagagggtatgtaaaccttaatgaccgtaaagcatacttaagaaaaactttttgaactcgctcaagcctgttgatggagaattgttggaaaggtctccaaatgatggtagcatactcaagatgagaacgcacaaatgaggagtagagtacttttaaagtatacgggtcagaaaactccgaaatattacgccgaatgaagcctagcatagcataggcctcggcaatgatgaaatcaatatggttcacgagcataaattttgtatcaaatacaacaccaagatctttgattttttcagtctgcaacgtactgttagcgatactatacgaactgttgagatttgaacgagattttgagtaggttacgtggaaacatttatttatatttaatgaaagatgaAATCTAATGCACCAGGAGTAAAGTTTATCAGTATCAACTTGAAGATTAATCATAtcgtttgcggaatttacaacagagtaaaATTTGAGATCATTggcgtacaacagaaatctagcgtaagagaagcatgagctaatgtcattgatgaataagaCAAGATGGTCCCAAAATGCTACCCTGCGGGACGCCCGATGTCGCCAAAGAGGGATCTGATGATACCCCATTAATAGAGACGGCACACCATCTATTAATTGGATATGAATTTAGCCACTGCAAAAAGGTTGAATGAATGCCAAGGCAGTACAGTTTGTGAATTAGAACATCATGCGATACCTTATCataagctttggaaaagtcggtgtaaatacagtcgacctgaagaccagatgaaaaggcagagatacaatattcactgaactccacaagattggaaacggtagagcgaccagaaacaaactcatgctgtctcggacagatcaagtgctttactgaaaaataaatcttttccttgacaacgcactcaaatagcttagaaacggtggacagctttgaaattggcctgtaattgcagacatcagtcttactgccagatttataaatagtagttatcgaggcgaatttccaagcatcaataaactcaccaaagcTAAGTGACAAATTGAACATGATCTCTAACGGGACAACTAGGGAAGCGCATCCTTTTAGCAAGGTAGCTGAGAGACCATCAATGTCAGCTTTAGTAGAGTTGCTCAGTTTCGAGATGTCACTGAAGATAtcttcaaatgaaattgacattgaaccaaaatttagggACGAAGAAGTTTCAGACGAGAAGTCAGACGAGGGAATAGCGTCATGATTAgcaaaattagaactaaaaaattcagcaaagGCGTTAGCCACATTGTGGGGAGTGTTGGCAGGTCTGTCATTGTAGAAGACGGAGGCAGGCACCGAAGAGCAAGATTTCTTCGACTTAACGTAATTCCAGAATGCTTTCGGGTTAGACTTTATATTCGTCTCAAAGCTTGTAATGTAGTTTCTGTAAAGAAGCTTCTCTAGACAGTTGAAATCCttcatataatgtttatatttggtaaaaaataacgggtttttggttcttttaaactttttgaagaacttttttcttaaattcttcAACTTTTTTAACCTTGTTGTGTACCATGGAAACCTATATGGTTTCCTTTTCGCAACTGGTACATGCCTCGAACACAGATCAAAGAGAGTCGacttaaatatttcaaagcaatgaCCAACATCAGAGATGGAAAGCAAATTGGCCCAGTCTATTTCCGCTAGATCCTGATCGAGTTTAGAAAAATCACTCTTCGCagagttaaatgaaaaatcatcaattaaagagcgagctccaaactcataaaattcgagTTTAAGAATTAAAGCAAAATGGTGCATATCCGTCAGGGCGAATGGCGCATGGCACTCAGAAAGATTAAAATATATGTCATTACtaataaaaattattgatttgatgTAAATTTAGAATTAAGATATTATCTATAACGTATGACTCAAAAGACTTAGTAATATTATTAGGGAATAGGCCTGACGCAGAGTAACCATGAGACCtagaaatatcacaaaggttaaaatcccctaaaacacataagtgattatctcctaatttatttaaaaatatttaaaaatgctgccgtttgtctatatattttattgtttgtctatatattttattgttgaattgaaaatagttttaacgtaaagtggttcttagcgtatttgtgatttgcatatttttcactttgtttttgtgttatgaacCATTGTTGAGCtgactatgtccaaagtctccgatagtggtattgatttATACACactcttttatgtcaaaagataccaatttgctgttctttgctagctctacggtctcaagtttctctattagttctgttgtgttagctattgcatattcgttccttagctccagagtatctttcaatatcgtttttaaatatttggacagtttgtaacatagagccgatttaaaattaatgattgtCCTGATTGGAGTGTCCGGGTtgtagatttttggtagcgcaatcagtggaggagccgatgGGTTCATTTGGTCCAATCTATGTGACATGTTAGTatatactatatttgttgcatttgacataaatacatatataatatattatatcgactgctgagtggaatatcaccctatctcggctgccgtttcgaaaacgccctatctcagaaaacatttgtttaacgccctatttcagaatttgttaccatatctaaatttaaaactacaTACTTCGTTCAAAAAAACAACAATGCTTAATACTTTCTGATttattagcattttcaaattttaCGGTCGCGACCGTTTGGAATATACAAATGAACTGAAAAAGTCTAAGCAGCTCGTTTCATGCGATATCCATATTGAAGTAAAATATTTGAAGGTCATCCAGGCCAAAACTTTGGTCAACATCCCGAGAACGAGGGCAAACATAGAAAAATGATTAGTACcactgtctgtttgtatgcaaactagtcccccaatttttgagatatattcataaaatttggtgagcgggtgtatttggatgtccgattagacatttgtcggaaccggctggatcggaccgctatagcatatatcctccatgctACCGATTTTTcacaaaaagaggatttttgtcatatcttactcaatttaacagattgaagcttcaaacttcaccatataatttcgtatactgcacatattgttgcctgaaaaaatttatgagatcggtcgtatatatagtatatatcccccccaaccgattgttcagataagaaacttttcgtaattactgccctattttaagagctagaggcttcaaatttcaacgaatgcttacgcatatagcatatattgttgtctgaaaaaatcataaagatcggtggtatatatagtatataaatggtggtatatatagaatatatatatagtatatatatatattttcgcaattttagccccattttaacagctagaagcttcaaatttcaccgaatgcttacatatatagcatatattgttgtctgaaaaaatcataacaatcggttgtatatatagtatatatctcacacaaccgattgttcagataagaaacttttcgcaatttctaccccattctaacaggtataagcttcaaatttcaccgattgcttaggtatatagtatatattgttgtgtcaaaaaatcatagagatcggtgatatatataatatatatatgtggtatatatagtatatatatatagtatatatatattttttttttgcgatttcggccccattttaacagctagcagcttcaaatttcaccaaatgcttacgtgtatagaacATATGGATGActgaaaaaatcattgcgatcggtggtatacatagtaccacagaccacaaaaaacgtgaagctttgcatccttacacaaagtacctacctatttttattttatatttatcttaaaaatcgttttgatatgttcaaatttcaccaaatgcttacgtgtatagtatatattgttgtctgaaaaaatcatagagatcggtggtatatattatattacCCATACAAACTGTaacttttgccccttttttacggctagaagcttcaaaattcatcagatttcttcaaatagttacgtttacgtaatatattgttgaaatacgtgattcgtagtcatagtttttacacgcagaccacaaaaaacctgaaactttgcatcctcacacaaagtacctacctgtttttctacctttcatgaaaatgaaatggtattttaatttcgtcacgaaacccaaaattgtaagtccttaaaggaaaatacatagacccaccattaagtataccgagatattcaggatgaagagctgagttgatttagccatgtccgtctgtcggtctgtccatctgtctgtttgtatgcaaacgagtccctcaatttttgagatatcttgataaaatttggggagcgggtgtatttgggtgtccgattagacatttgacggaaccggccggatcggagcactatagcatatatcctccatacaaccgatttttcagaaaaagaggatttttgtcatgtcttactcaatttaacagattgaagattcaaacttcaccatataatttcgtatattgcacatattgttgcctgaaaaaattgatgatatcggtcgtatatatagtatatattccccacaaccgattattcagataagaaacttttcgtaattactgccccattttaagagctagaggcttcaaatttcaacgattgcttacgcatatagcatatattgttgtctgaaaaaatcataaagatcggtggtatatatagtatatatatggtggtatatatagtatatatatagtatatatatatattttcgcaattttagccccattttaacatctagaagcttcaaatttcaccggatgcttacgtatatagcatatattgttgtctgaaaaaatcatagcgatcggttgtatatatagtatatatctcatacaaccgattgttaagataagaaacttttcgcaatttctaccccattctaacagctataagcttcaaatttcaccgattgcttacgtatatagtatatattgttgtgtcaaaaaatcatagagatcggtgatatatataatatatatatgatggtatatatagtatatatatatatttttttttgcgatttcggccccattttaacagctagaagcttcaaatttcaccaaatgcttacgtgtatagcatatattgatgtctgaaaaaatcattgagattggtggtatatatattatatacttcatataaactgtcatttttgccccttttttatggctagaagcttcaaaattcatcgaatttcatcaaatagttacgtttacgtcatatatttttgaaatacgtgattcgtagtcatagtttttacatgcagatcacaaaaaacgtcaagctttgcatcctcacacaaagtacctacctattttttattttatatttatcttaaaaatcgtttagatatgttcaaatttcaccaaatgcttacgtgtatagcatatactgttgtaaaaaatcatagagaccggtggtatatatattatataccccatataaactgtaatttttgtcccttttttacggctagaagcttcaaaattcatcagatttcatcaaatagttacgtacTCAGCATTTAGGCGATTAAAtgttgaatttccctacatatcaataaaatttgattactctttctgactaaataatgagttatcatacaattgaacaaacggaataatcaaatatgaatacttttgacgatcaaaaactgaaaagcattttttgatcactttttggaatcatttttgaattcctttgatgattaaattctaatatttcataaaaaccaacagaaagaataatcaaatatgcttaccctTAATGATCCAAAACTGAATATAGCTTttcaatcatatttgaatcaaatgtgtttactttaggtgatcaaaagtTATAATCATTTTTAGTTCAGcgttctgaatcttttctgactatatttgttgactgaataatgaacttatacttgttaaaattttacttttcattgaaaatcttatttttttcacatacacacattttttcaatcatgaagttcagaaaatacatatatgtaaatatgtatataaaaattttattattaagatattcttcaagatataatgcaaatgctgctcgtgaccgaagatttccccaaccatttcccCACCTACGGCTTCCCAGATAAtgcataatagttggacaatacaaaggttgtgagctatttcaagcccaggtaagtgaaactctcttgacatgtgtacctggatatgtcttcaacatcccgtaccgtatcgtattttaagatagtGACGACCATAgttgatgttggatgttgtagtcgcaggtgtatatcggtcaagtttgtttgcgagtgacctgtggttcaaatagctcacttctgcatgctttcttcccctgatgaaataagaagattactatgtagtatcttattttgaatgagatttgaagaataaatgcatcataaccgcattcaaaaatgattcaaaaatcttaaccaaaacgattgaaatatgttcacgaatatgatcagaaaataacTAATATTACTGTAAAACAATTACAGCCAAATTTTAAAacgatatcaaatatgaataaaaagcgtttcgaaacaggaatcataaatgattattcaagaataatcaaatttaaggtacatttttctcccgacgatacattaattttcgaacaaaaaatgctttaaaatttgaatgtttttagtcatcttggggtatgatatttaaatattttttgatgaaaattttcaaaaaaatgctggctgggctgTGGCCCATACATACACATAGGGGGGAGTTTGTCAAATTCAAGGAACTTAATTTGATGTTTGTAAAGGAagggaaatataaaaaaattttgtaactaCCATTATGggtttaaagattttttaaattatcttattTTCAACTTTCAACTGAGCTTGCACCTTGAAGTATCCTTACTTGAACACAAGCTCAGAGGTGATTTGGTGGAAACTTCCAAATGCTAAAATTTGGCTGAGTTATTAAAgttttaaagaaaacaaaatttgaaaaaaatttaaaactgtatCGAAACGGctaagaaatttttacttatcccACTGTTGTCTAAACTTAGAATTACCCTTCGCAGACTAATATGACTGTAACTGATGTAGTTTTCAaccgattttaaacatttttggagAGACAAAACTTCATTCTTTAAAATGGAATACACACTTTTAGGATATGTTTGAATATTTGTGTGTATGCATCcaacaaaacattttttattaattggtgATATACAAAAAGGATATAAACTGTAAAATCGGGTTATAGTCAACAAATTTATAGGCTCGCAAGTGTCCAAAGGTACGGGTTTCCGGGAAAAATCTGGTATGCTGTCATTCTTAGATCTTCGAGATCAACTAAAAAATGATATGACTTCCCACATACAGTGTAATTGCTTAAACTTTATACAGAAAAACTTCTAAAGACATTACAACGAAATAATATTTCATAGAATGTTGAATAAATGTATACTtatatttttacacaaaaacacCCTACATTACTTTTCTACTTCGTTGAGACAGTGATCGTCTTTACCTTCGTTGGCATCCTCCAATTTTGATTGAGCCTGCCTTTCAGCTTTTACATCCTCAATGGGAGATTCCAATTCTACTGTAACAGGGCCATCGTTTTGTATATACACCTGCATATAGGCACCGAATTTACcatctataaaaaaaattattataaatagaaTAGTATAGTTTAAGTGATGTCACACCTGTTTACCTTTTATTTTGTGGACATTATATTCATTTTGCAAACGTTTCAAGAACCTATTATACAACTTTTGTGCGGCATCAGCTTGCATAGCCAAATGAAAGTCGGGCTTATTGCCTTTAAGTCGATGATAAAGTGTGAATTGCGAGACACATAATATTTCCAAATTTCGTTTTCCTTGGGTATCTTCGAATAGGCGTAGGGCAAGAAGTTTGCGTACCCTATCGACAGTTCAAAAATGCTATGTGTATCTATACAATAAAAAATCGCAATATGCGCACCTACAGATAATCCACGTCCCTTTCTGTATCCGAATGTGTCATGCCTACAAGAACACATAGACCACGTCCTATGGAGCTGATAAGGTTGTCACCAACTTGGTAAAAATGAAAGATTAATTATATACatgtttaaatttatatttatttatatacctcTTACTTTTGCTGTAGTGACACTTTGTACTATAACTTTCATTTTTATGAATTCACTTTACtgaataataattgaaaataaataaaaccgtttaaaaatgtgatgtgagtatcacttagtgtcactaatattcgtcacaatcaCGATATTTCCTCCAAATTTTTCACTTAATAAAATCATTCAGATGAAATATTGCAAATTAAATATGACTATTAAAAGAAATTTGAGCATAGAGATTTGAGGTTTGAACATATGGGTATAAGTCTGACATCCTGTGAAGTATAGTCTTGCAACTACGTAACGCAGTGGCCCCTACGCTTACAGACTCACGGTATTTTGAGATGTCCATTGCGGACAGAACTCCTGGGGAAACAAGAAATCCTGGTCCTGACTCAGAGGCCTGGTTAATTGACGGATCAAAATTTGAAATCCATGCTATAGAAGTTTGCGGAGAAAATGTCTACGAAAAGGCTTAATTCCAGTATCAATAATTGTTTAGAGGTAGTGGAAAGTTATTTTTACTAACTTTCTTAATATATTCCATAAGCTTCACCAAATTATAGTGGAAGAAAATTTGTGGAAATAACTTTCCACTGACACTAAAACTTTGGTGGTAGTCAACAATTTAGCAAATAAAACtattttaatgataattttaagcAGAGCTGCGCTTATAgcacatttgtttttgttttgccctgatgaataggcacagatacaaattcacactttgaatataaaaaaatttcatagcactgccacatgccctcacatatatattcgattcatatgaaagtgcccaaatttcatatgaagccaaggcactccggtatgatattcaaatttacactagcAAACTGACAACAAACAACTTTTAAAAAagtattgtagcactgagaaaaacttttattcaaaatttattcattaaggggaccataaaaattctataaacatttaaaatacatttttattattatttttttttttcaatttaaaaaagtttcagtgtacatataattttgtatatgtattgtgatttgcacttcaattaCTTTTTCTAAAAACtcagcttattttttattcacacgacacaATGCAAACCTTAATTAATATTTTgttagcaatttttttgtttgcttttcagTTAAATACATAAAGGAATTACTGGTAAATATAACATGACAGCCagattaaataaactaaatatttTGGTGCAGagtaaagggctaattaaacttccttaaccctaacgccatagtcgtaaccatacccataaccATACatataaccatctccaatgtgatcgattaatggtgccttaacctaaaaatcgtgaaaatttcataaaaataaagaaaaaaaattacaaacatattccacaaaaaaaattagtctcttagtcataacgtatccaaaacaataaataaaatctacaaaaagttaatgaattctccaactcaaatatttttaggttatggatatggcgaagaaattggttggctatggtatggttatggcgttagtgttatggtatggcatcactaatcgattacattgatttccataaggtaggtccgATGAGCTGTTTTATcgggttatggctttatggtcaccattaattggcccttaagtacCGTTACCGTGTGCCATAggtctacactcagagaaaaaatcgttctaaaacgaacgaaaccaAGTTCAAAAtgaagaacattcgttgacaaaagtgtTAAGTACGTattttcggtaaaagtctagttgaggggtgaaagctaatacgcgtccaaaaatatcgagagaagtgtcaaaagacgcgtatcgaactcgacaacaataattcgaagggggaaggaaaataaaaattgtatctctgtccggatatatttgcagttgaagttagcaattttcatgtggttgttgtaatgttgctgtgcactgaaaaaaattttgtgtacaaagggattttgcaagcatttaattttgatcccatcccattggtggaccggccagggtaattttttataagcgcggccgaagatcgccaacgcagaaatgtgttctgcgaaaaaatgctatggatccgaccccggtttcggagggaccccatttttcgggttttcgctaatatcttttgaacgagttaaaatttttattttccgtcttcggattattgttgtcgaggtccatacgagtcttttgacacctctctcgatatgtttggacgcgtattagcagtcgactcctcaactagacttttgccgaaaaaacgtacttaataccgatttcacacagaggcttaatgaaataattagtcgagttttctacattaaagccctaattgaactcgatcttccatacaaaatacaaattctttatTATCTCATTAtagctttattgaatgcctaatccagtgaaaaatccagtcggctttgcttggtgcttcgatttttattgtcaatgtaacaaatgacaatcaaataattaattattttcaataatttacgaaaaatacgaaaaaaattcaaaatttaattttcgctgcatttgctgcaaaagataatatggctttttcgaaagtaggcacatatttggttaggcgCAACATCTATGGtataacagacttttgtcaacgaatgttcttcattttgaacttgtttcgttcgttttagaacgattttttctctgagtctAGACCTATGGCACACGGTAACGGTACTTACTCTGCACCAAAATATTCTGTTTATTTAATCTGGCTGTCATGTGATGTTTATCAGTAATTCCTTTATTTATTAAactgaaaaacaaacaaaaaaattgctaacAAAATATTAATTGCGGTTTCCATTGTGTCGAGTGAATAATGAAATAAGCAAACGTTGTTTTGTCAAGTTATTAGAAAATGGTATGAAAAATAACTTCAAAACTAAAGCTAAATCTCTTTAAAGCAAGAgctaagtttttttaaatttaatttgcttaacaaatagaaaaacatatttcaatacgtttatacatatcgttagcttaatgtgaaaatgtgctaagtcaacttttacgaattttacaggaaacgaaaaaaaatgaataacttt contains:
- the LOC137238832 gene encoding D-aminoacyl-tRNA deacylase-like, yielding MKVIVQSVTTAKVRVGDNLISSIGRGLCVLVGMTHSDTERDVDYLVRKLLALRLFEDTQGKRNLEILCVSQFTLYHRLKGNKPDFHLAMQADAAQKLYNRFLKRLQNEYNVHKIKDGKFGAYMQVYIQNDGPVTVELESPIEDVKAERQAQSKLEDANEGKDDHCLNEVEK